The following coding sequences are from one Lysinibacillus sp. FSL W8-0992 window:
- a CDS encoding NAD(P)H-dependent flavin oxidoreductase, with amino-acid sequence MLRLPIIVAPMFLVSNPAMVIEASRAGAIGSFPLLNARPATTCAEWLQEIKEALPTEPWAVNFICHPVANARFEEDLQLIEEYEPPIVITSLGNPKRVIDIVHSYGGKVYADVANVKHAEKSAATGVDGLILVCAGAGGHGGQLNPFGFVSAVKKFFNGTIILSGSLSSGADVLAAQIIGADYALFRDAFYRLS; translated from the coding sequence ATGTTACGTTTACCAATCATTGTAGCACCAATGTTTTTAGTATCTAATCCAGCCATGGTCATTGAGGCTAGTCGAGCGGGCGCTATTGGCTCGTTTCCATTATTAAATGCAAGACCTGCGACAACGTGTGCCGAGTGGCTTCAAGAGATTAAAGAAGCATTACCAACAGAGCCGTGGGCTGTCAATTTCATTTGTCATCCTGTAGCAAATGCACGTTTTGAGGAAGATTTACAGTTAATTGAGGAATATGAGCCGCCTATCGTTATTACATCACTAGGCAACCCGAAGCGGGTCATCGACATTGTCCATAGCTATGGCGGTAAAGTGTATGCGGATGTAGCAAACGTTAAGCATGCGGAAAAATCAGCCGCAACGGGTGTAGACGGATTGATTCTTGTTTGTGCAGGTGCAGGTGGACATGGTGGCCAACTAAATCCATTTGGCTTTGTATCGGCCGTTAAAAAATTCTTTAATGGAACGATTATTTTATCGGGCTCCCTTTCAAGTGGGGCAGACGTCTTAGCAGCGCAAATTATTGGTGCAGACTATGCCTTATTTAGGGACGCGTTTTATCGCTTGTCATGA
- a CDS encoding NAD(P)H-dependent flavin oxidoreductase gives MPYLGTRFIACHEGNAPEDYKKMVIDSKTDDVLYTDAFSGVHVNVLIPSLIKEGIDPTTLKPREDIDLTHLVNVKAWRDIWSAGHGVTNIEKRESVLEIIKTLHEEYESAKQQLNAVQSI, from the coding sequence ATGCCTTATTTAGGGACGCGTTTTATCGCTTGTCATGAAGGAAATGCTCCAGAGGATTATAAAAAGATGGTCATCGACAGTAAAACAGATGATGTTTTATATACAGATGCGTTCAGTGGGGTTCATGTGAATGTGCTAATTCCATCTTTAATAAAAGAAGGTATTGACCCGACGACCTTAAAGCCAAGAGAGGACATTGATTTAACACATCTTGTTAATGTGAAAGCTTGGCGTGATATTTGGTCGGCAGGGCATGGTGTCACAAATATTGAAAAACGCGAGTCGGTCCTTGAAATTATCAAGACATTACATGAGGAATATGAAAGTGCAAAGCAGCAACTGAATGCTGTACAGTCTATATAG